TGCTGACCATGCCCTGCAAGCTGCTATGAAACGCTGCAAGGTGACCCAAATAGTCCTGagactttttctttctcaatcCATGTGAAATTTAACCCTTTGTGTTTGCCTACTCCAAACATATAGATCTGAaacaaggttttgttttcccccCACATTCAAGtcatttagttaatttattaataaattgtaTCAATTTGCCAACAAATAATCTTTCGAAAGATGAGCTTGAGAGGAGTCTTTTAATAATTGTCTAGTGTTGTGCAGAAATGTATAGTTGCAAACTAAACAAAGCAGGAACCCAAAGCAGAACATGAATTAACGTTTTATCATAAagcttttttcatcaaaaacagatGATGCTGAAGTGTGAAGCTCTAATTGTACTCACTTGGTCAATAAtaactgaggaaaaaaactatAGCTTTTAAACATACCATAAGAATATCATACAAATTGTAAAGCAACAAATAACTGGTATAAGTAAACATGAATTATTCAAACGTTCCAGTGTTAAACATCATAAAGGTGGTTTTGAGCCTGTGGCTAGTCAGTGTTGTGAAGTAAAGGGCTAAATGAGATAGAGCTGTGGTAACAGTTTCCAAATTTATCAAAGTAAATGCTAGCCACAGGttcaaaatggaaatattatgctaatatttccatttccagtgttcagaaaaaaatacagaaacaccCAACAATCAACATTACATTCATTCTGCAAGTGGGCCCAGAGATCTTTGgataatgtgttttgttttgttttctttccattcagaaaataaaaagtgcagtTCCACAGCAGAGAATGGCTGAGTTATTTAGCCACTCAGGTAAGAAAAATGGTTCCCAGTCAACATGCATATGTGGGCCCCATAGAAAGATTGCTTAGACTGAGTTGTGAGTCTGAACCCACTTGGAACCAACCCACAGAGGCCACAAAATTCAGGAACCTCATGTGGGACTAACTGGGTCTCATAAAGAAAATCCACATAGGTTCCAATATTCTTCtgcagcaaaacattaaaatgaagtcAGTGTGTAACCTAGATACAACCCCATCTTTGACCCATTCTTCACTCAATTTCTACCCATATGGGGCCCATATGTAAATGTTGTCCGGTTGTTTGTGTCAGTACCATCCTTTCTGTAAacaccaaaacagaaatatctCTAACAGCAAATCAGGCTAACGGTATGTACAGGTAGCTCTATATATACAGGAGCATAAATACATGTTTCAGacttctttattaaataaaatctttctacAATAATGTTTGGTATAGATGTGCACAAAACCagaaagcatcttttttttttttttactttgggcATGTACAGTGCTTAGCTAAATGGCGTTAATCAACATTCAAGGAGAAAGACGTCGTGGCTATCAGGTCAAGAGAAACCTTTGGTTTGACCAAGTTTCTTTGAATGAAGAGGCACTCCAGCTATTCCTCAACAGTTCTCAGGCTAAAACCACAAGTAACACTGGTAAATTTTAAATTCTCTCTAATGTAGTCTTTGCTTCACATAGAAAAGTGAAGTGCAGTGGAGAATATGAGTAACTTCCCGGTTTAAACTAAAGAGGACAGCCAGGCTACTCGTTTACCTCTGAAGTCAACACACAGATCGGTGGATGGTTCCAGTCCCAAAATAACCGTTTTCTAGTtacaatttggaaaaacaaaaggataaTCTAAACGTCGTGTTCAATGAGAACAACTATGTACTTCTTTCCATTTCATGTATTCTATCATGAATTGAAGATCCTCTCTAACAATGTGTCAAAATGTTCATCACTGCAACTAacagtgaaaaacattttcagccaaACATCCCAGTAAGTATTTGAATGGGATCTGGGTTGCCAGATAAGATTTCTCACAGGTTACAGAGAAATGCTGAAATAGGTTTAGATAAGACAATTCTGGGGGGAAAAGTAGGACCCATGTGAGACCTGGATAATTGATTTTCTTTATATTCATTTTGGACTAAGCGACAGCATGCATAGCGTATCCAACAGGATTGccaataaaattgtatttaaaaggTCGATCTAACTAAAGTAAAACCCATATGAGGCAGACATGCACATGTTGGCTGGGATGCAGTATCTGTTTTTGTCGTCATAAAACACATAACCAACTAAAATAAGTACAAAATTCTGCTgtgtcattgttttaaaatgtcagtcagTATGGAAATACTTGTATCTTTTAATGTTGTTCTGAAAAAGTCTCAGATCCACAATGTGAATAAACTGTTTGACAAACTATTTGATAGAGTGCTCCTTTAAGTGTTTCCAAGCAACACGGAcaaacttcatttttaagcCCTTCAAGTCAAAATTAGCAATGACCCAAATAAAGCTCAAACTGAAGTGAACCAGCCTCATGTAGTGAGTCTTCACATCCTTTAAATGCATCATAGTTTTcttataaatgcattttttcaaACACAGGCAGCCTGGTCTCCCATTAGTGTCTTCCTCTGTTATTCTTACCTCTATAAAAGTACATACAGTGGATGCTTCTAATACATCCATTAAATCTGTGcaagcaagcaaaaaaaaaaaaaaaaaaaaaaaggaaaaatcacaAACGGTATGAATCATTTAGTGAAAGTGATGATACAATCAAAGCTTGTGTCTCCCTGTTGTGCAGTCTGGCTGCTGGTTCTTCGTAACAAAGCACCATCAGGGGTTGTGTTGCTGTAGAAAAAAGGGTTGTCAGGACATTTTACCCTGAAGAACAAACAGTGAATCTAAACTGAGTGTGGATCACTACCATAACCTGTTAATGCCCAAACGAGACATCCCTGATGTAAGTAATACCtgtgcagatcaaaggagaGAAGCACAATGCAAAAGGTCAATCACTATTaatccaaacacaaaaacatacatagaaataaaaaatatattatggGACAAATGTGTTGTGCTTAATAGATAATGCTGCAACATGATGTAAATAAACACTTGAATAAATTGGTCAATTACCACTACAATTCCATATGAATGAGGTCTTTGTGCACTTAAAGTTACATTTGCGTTCTAAGAAGCAAACCTGTAGCTCATAACATCGTCTTGTTCTTCATTAAGACAGCAGAGATAGCATAGCTAAGATTTACAAGCTGATGCATGTGTGAGTAACTCAAATTTAACCCCGTCATCAGaagcagtaataataataataataataataataataataataataataataataataataataataataataataataataatacatcttGATGTTTATCATTTGTTTTACTAAATCCCTGCCACAGTAATGTAATCAGAGCTCTCAGTTGGATACATTCTGCATTTTTTGTGGAAGAGGATTTAGGATGGAAGGATAaatggttgctaggtgacagaaTAAAAAGAGGCCACAGGTGGAAGTGTCCCAGCATGATTTTTCCCCCTATTATCTGTCTTTTCTTAATGCTGCTATGACAGTGGGATGGGCTGTCTCAGAGAGGCCAAGGCAcattttttcagtcatttcccacaattacattttctatttctgcATCTGTCTGCATAGGTTTTATGTAACAGTGCAGCAAACGTCTCATCTTACCTTCCTGTCCTTCACTTCGCCCTTAATGAGCTGCAGAGGCAGATAGTTCAGTGATCTACACTGTTGTGTTGCCCCTTCTTCAATAAGCTTACATAAGCCTCCTCACTGCTGCAGAAGTTAAAGTGCAGCAGAACCTCCTGATAAGAGAGCAGAGTGAAGCTCACCTCCCACATCCCCCTGACTCATCTGTGCATCATGAATTTGACATGAATCTCTCAAAAGCAAGCGCTAACAATTACTGCAAGCGGCAAATAATCTGTGAGAACAACTAGGACACAACAACATCCTGTACACAATGCGCTGCTGCCAGCTAGCCAGGGAGCTTTTCCCCAGAAATCTGCTAAACCGGAAGCTCCTTACTGGCCTCTGTGATATTTAGGCACTCTAACCCCTGAAGGACCAGCCTCAGGATTCAAGAGCAGTAAGGTTGTAACTGGAGAGCAGCCGTGTCACTGAGAGCTAAGGGATGGAGCTCCACCCCTCACTATTtaatgtaaagcacatttctaATGTTATGGGTGAAATGTATGTATCTGACGTCCTATTTGAGCTTCACAGGCCAGGGGAGGCACGTGCGCAGTCCGAGCATGGAGGAAAACACGATGGCAGGTCGATGCTTCTTGAACTTCAAGCCTTTCTTCACCCGCTGGGTGTTCTCCGCCACGTACAGCTCACCCTGCTGGGCCGCACCGGTTATCCGCGACACCAGCTCCCCGTGAACCACCACCTGCTGCTCGGAGCGCACGAACATCTCCCTGAGCTCCTCCAGCCGCCGCTCCATCTCCCTGATGACCCGCTGCcgctcctccacctccagcaGGCGCCGCCGGGCCGCCTCGAACTCCATACTGGAGCTGGGGGTGACCAGTTTGGAGGAGGGGGCCGTGGCAGAAGTGGACGGGGGATCGGAACCGGCCAGGAGAGCCCCCGTTACCCTCCGAAAGTCTCCCATGGAGATGGACCGCCTGGTTGCTGGAGACGCCAGAGCCAGGAGAGCAGAGGCAGAAACGGAAGGAGGCATGGCGGGCTGAGgaagaggggaggaggaggacggtGATGGGGACGATGAGTCCGGCAGGTGGAGATCAGGATTGGAGTCCGTCCCTTTAAAAGCTGCTGCCACGTCCTCAGCGGAGCCTTCATCGGGGCTCTCTGGGTTTGTTCTCCGTCCTCTCACAGCCTTAGTACCgtttttccctccatctttgCTGATTTTCCTCTCCATCCTCCCGTTTCAGGtgaaagagcagcagagacGTGCAGCGATGCAGCCCAGGAAGCGCTCCATTCATTAATAAGACATCCGAGCTCAGATTGTGCAGCTTCTGCGTCCGAGTTGTTGTGCTGTGGAGGGCGCCTGCTGGCATTTCATTGGCTCCTGAATTTCTGAGCATGTCAGTTGGTGATTGGCCAGCCTTCCTCCCGGCTGCTGATGCTGGCAGGCTGAGTGTCCTCCGTCTGACTCTCCCTCGTCATCATCCTGAGCTCCGCTTTCAGAATCTGACTTCAGTGTCCTTCTGACATGATGTTTCTTCCCTTCTGTTCTCTCAGCCTCTCTGTTGCCATCCTGCACACCAGGTGGTGTCTccattttcctctttcttgCCCGGACCGTTGCCCATAGCAACACAGTCTTGACATCAGCTGCCAAGAGCAGGAGGGAGGGGTGATGCTCCACTTTATCTCTCCCTTAATCAGTTGACTACACAGCATTACTGCTCATTGCCACAACTCCATCATACTCTCTCGCTCAACAAAAGCAGTCTTTCTTTCACTAAAAGATTATGAAAAATCATCTCAAACAAATCTAAACAAGAGAAGAATCTGATTGCTACTGACCTCAGCCCAATTCAAAatttgtggattatttttaaaagccagttgATGCCAGAAAATTAACTAATATCTACCGTTTCTGTCAAGAAGGATGGTCACACATTCAGTCAGAATTATGTTAGATGTTTTTTGCTGGCCACCAAAAGTATGTTCTCTGCAAATTCCTGATGTATACCAATCCAGATGTTTGTATGTGAACTTAACGTCAAAACAATTTATATctctggcagatttagatttgaagtaatattttaatttgaccaaTGTTTTTCCTCTAATGGGAAGTAATATCAATCTTTTTGAATCTGACAGAATTTGTGGATTAGGAGATTTGTGGATTAGGAGACCTCAAAGCTCATCAGCAAAGATAATTTGTCTGTGGAAAAATGCATAAAGCTGATCTGGAGTTATAAGAATGTTTCTGTAATGCTGATAATGGTTTGCTGCTTATTgagaagagaaacatttttgtttatttgacaaataaaaggatattttttttcctccacatttaTATTCCTTTAGCTCTTATGATTTATGATGAGCAGCaattttttgtgcatttaggTTTCATGTTGTTCCTGTCTGGATTGGAGACAATTAACAAAATTCAAACCTGTGCACCAATTTTTGTTACTGAAGTTTTGTGTTATACaattttttacatgtgaaaaagcagctgaaataaaatgactaaaaccccatctatgttaattttttaacagTATTGCACCATGTTCACTTAAATATGCTGCAGAGTGCTTGTTTGATCTGTTGCTTTATATAACATCAGGATAATCTACATCAAAGTGTCTGCATGTGAACTTGAGCAGCTCAGATCAGGGTCTAGCTCGTTACATCATCTTCactaaattcatttttcaattttctgccATAGGCTCTGAAAGCTAACCTTACCTTCAGTCTAGACATATTGACTGATTTGGCTGTCGGACACAGATGATGAATTAAGTAAGACAAAAACTCAAGTTcactaaaatacacaaaagactGATAAGAGAGGGGAAACGCCGCTGTGTTTTAAACCACGagtgttttcaataaatgtcTTCTTTCATGGTGACGGGAAACAGATGAAGCtttcagcaggtcagaggtgggtgtgcatgtgtctTTATGGACTCAGCTCTTTGCTTTTATCTCAGGATCAGCGCTGCACTAGTCAGTGCTACGGCTGCTCTCTTCTTGCTTTTAGCTTTACTAATCTCCAGAGTGAAGAAGGAGCGTtgcagaaaattgcaaaaaataaatgaggcaAAGAAAGAGGGGAGGATGGACTGTGAGCATCTGGAAGTACAGATGGCAGGAAAatcaagaaagaagaaataaaatggaagaatACACATACAGTAATGCAGAAATGCAGGAAAtcaattttacaaatgtttttattttaggccAAGGTGGCTGTGCACCACCCAGGAGTTACTAAATTAATGGAAAGGTTTTATGAACACAAACCCAGATCTGACTACAGGAACTGCTTTCCCAGCAGAACCTTTCAGATTTAACTGCAGAACCTTTTATTATCCATCGAAGGCATTTTGAACCttcagaacaaaaatgttttgtgaccTTGAAGTATTCTTCTCTCTGGATGTCAAGCCTAGATGGAAGTCAGCATAGCAAAGTACATCTAATATGAATGATCCTATTTTGCTAATTTCTAAATATaggaaagcttttaaaataatctataaTGTATTATATCTTTAAACATAGATAAATGCTTTACATCCTGCACTCTATTCAGTAGAAAGATACCTGAAGCCTTGAATGTCAAAGTAACTccagtcataaaaatgtttgtttagtgTGACAAAGCCTGAAGGTTTCCAAAGTCTGCTTTTGATTGGCTGAACAAGACCTCATGACGACTCCTTCCCTGGAAACTGGATTGAGATCGCTGGATTTGgtgataatacatttttttcaaccACTAGACAAACAGAGCTGTTGTGATAGTTCAGGTTGACTAACGTAATTTCCAAACTACTGAGCACACCTGAACACAAGCTGCACCAaataactttgaaaagaaaaaaaatgtgaacacaTGTATAAGCTGCACTTTTCTTAAAAGCTTCAGGtgtcataaaatatttctttaacttttttctttccctccagggtttttgttttgttttgttttgttttgttttgttttgttttgtgggctctagtgtcccttatatgacagaaggctgacaggaaagggggaagacatgcgtcAAATGtcgtcaggtccgggaatcgaacccgtgacggccgcgtcgaggactcaaggcctccatatgtgggtcgcactgtcccctacgccaccacaacacgcccagatttctttaacttttaatgaaatacaTAGACATGCACAAATACGTATTTTTTGAACACTGCCtgcttaaaaagacaaataaataaacaaataagaaatacaGTAGTCCACCAGTAAAAGTCATTGGGCACTGACTTCATCTTTCAGGGCATAAATTTAAACTCCCTGGAGAGCAGCAAACCTTTTTCAAGAGTAGACCTTAGACCTGCTtagattttactgtaaaatttttatttcctacTCACACAACCATCAAATTTTCTCTTGTAAAAGAAttaacatttcttcttctgctttgttttttttttgtttttttcatattacatGACAATAAAGCTGAAGTAATAAAGCTCATAGCTGATCACATTGTTTATTACTTTTTCAGATTCAAAATGTCCTCCTTTCTTTAAATGTGTGATAAAACTCATcctacagaaaaatgttttcgaTTCGTAATGAAACTGATCTGTTTGCTATATACTCATCAACTTCTACCATGTCAAAAATCTGTGTTAAGAATCAGTTTTCCTGCAAATCCCTCAAAGCTTCAGGAAAAACAATTACATGGTACATTTTCCATGATAAAGTGCAATTACTCTCATGTGCCAAATCTttctaaaaatacaattatCTCCATTCCATCTCACAAATCTCCCATTTATCCCTTCCCAACTAAAACTGACATGAAAGCCTCCACTCCTCAAACCAAACTCTCTGTTCTAGATTACTTTAATCTgtcatgtgtttgtattttgagCATGCACGTGTGGAGGATGATGACATTAAAGTGCCTTTGCATTATTTCTGGCTGGCacggtttttttcttctctgttgtcCATCTGAAACATCAGAAATGTGCAGCAGAGTACTTAGCAGTCATGTAGTGAGACCGTTACATAATCCAGTTTGATAAATAAGTAAGAAGCCTTCAGGGAAGAGGATAAGAAGAAGCATAGCAGGAATATAGATACCagatcaactttttttattaactcaATAGATACAGTGCCTATAGTATTCCTATTTTGTTACATTGCAACTGTAaacaattgtattttattggaaattgCAAAGTGGATGGTAAATTGTACTTGGTTTCTGAATTaacaaagttggccttctaccacctgaagaacattttcaggattAAAAGACAGATGTCCCAGACATGACAGCCCATCAACCCAGTTTGACGTCCTTCCACTGGCTGCCTGGAGCTcaaaaatagactttaaaatatttctgttggtttataaatcactgaacgacTTAGCTCCAAAATACATTAAGGATCTTTTTTTGTATCAATCTTCCAGATTCTCAGGAGaaaatggagaagcagcattcagtttttatcctCCTCTAATCTCGAAGAAACttcaaaaatggtttaaaaaatgaGTTCCTTTAACTAAGACTGTTTAGATCAGCTTTTGGTTAACAATAACTAGAACatcattagttttatttttttccttacttatttttattttgccactgtattatgatgttttttgtttgttgagtGTGTTAGGATTGCATCATGTAAAGAACTTTAAACTGCATTGTTACTGAAATATGTTCAGGCAGTTTAGTTGTCATGCTGTGTAAAACATGTAACTTGTTATATATGACAGGAATCTACTTTGGGTACTCCAGAGACAAAAAAGCAATTTGCTTCCAGTAATACCAATTGAGGTTTAGCTACACAGTGGTGTTGTTTGTGCAAGTAAGAATGAATTATGGGTAACAATTGCCAAGACTATAAACCTAATAAGTTACCAAATAACTGTGTGCTGCAGTGGGATATTGAgcataaatattcagctttatGTACAGCATGTTGGAGTCTTAGCTTACATcagcaagagaaaaatgtttcaactggTGAGACGTCATTAAACAGCAATAATATTCTCCAAAATATTCCTTCAACAGCTTATCAGACAAGCATCCTCTCTGGAATCCACCCACTTCCACTGTTACAGAACCTGAGAAAAACAGACTAATGCTAAACAAAGGAGACAAgataagcaaaaaaattaaaaataaaatgcaccacTTTCCTATTCTTCCTGAGATGGCAGACAAACAATGGTGTTCTTTTTCCACTGCCCTGTAATCAATATCAGttttctgttcctgctgctgcagcaggctGAGTCAGTCAGCCTGAATGCACGCGTGTGAGTGGGAGCGTAAAAGAGCTGGAAGTCATTCCTTGCAGTGAGTTACTGGCACAATGACGTCAGTGCACAGAGAGCAGCGCCCAGCGGAGGCATATAAAGTGAGCATTGCTGTCTGAGGACAGACACAGGCATTTATTTCATGAAATGTTGACGTACATCTGCTCAGCACAAATGATTTCAGAAGGCTCTATAGGTGCCCCCGCAATATGAGCAGCAGTTACTCAGATGTCAGTTATATAAGGAACTGCTGCTGTGCATACAGAGACTGGTAACAGCAGGTAGAAATATATGCTACTGTTTAGGCTGGAGGAGAAAGAATAAGATTGAGCAGCTACATTCTGATGAAAgctaaaatacaatgaaaacatgCTGAAAACATCCCTTCACATTATTATTACAAGCTGCTTCCATTGTGCAAGAACACCATGATTTTACACAATTCTACTCTAAATCCTGTTGCAACAACCGTGAGAGAATCCTAAAAACTCATTAGTAAGcttaataaatgataaaacacatAGCAAAAAGCAaattggggttaagtgccttgccaaGGGGCACATCGACATATGGCAGGAGGAAACTGGAAACAAACCTAAAGCTTTTGGATTGCAAAATGACTTCTCTTCCCACTGAGCCACTGTttcaataaactaaatataacaGAGTTAATCAACGCAGTAGTTTCCAGTTTGTGAAAGCTCTCTGTTCATCAGGAAATGCGTTAAACTTCATAGGCCTGGATTTTCAAAATTCAAGCACTGCCCTCTGTCTCCCTCTGGTGGTCATAAGTGGAAAGACATGGTTCTTCATTTTGGCTCCTAAAAAATtaaagaggccctaaaacaggggttttcaaagtatgaaagggtgagccccccttcaaggagcttaattTGGAATATATCTTGCTATAGTTGTATCAGAATTCTTTTAGTTTAatccaataattttttttttcagcagctgctaacaacaacgctctgcctcctgtgaaaatcacattgagctttgccaatacttaattgtaagttattttataatggtaacatcaacaatgtgtctccactgataaggttgaactgaagaggagattgtacaaaaaattaaaagaaccaagtaatttgtgtggtccactgttgtctggaaaactctaagaaggatttaaagcccccctccccccagcctccagattctgcgttacgcccctgagtttgatgtcgcagcacagagctcctcctgcagctccacagctccgatggctgcgacacttaccgtaatattaataattataacggtgctaacttgccattataactattgccaactacggacacgtttattcgtggctgttttcacgtttattgcgctgttcatattggtctcgatgtttgcagttttctggagcgcaacgcgaagctcgatgtcattcagaggtaatacattaacttgacattaacaaagacacagcgggacggatcatcctggaaatgatgaacagggagagacggagtaaaactaccttaatgacggacaaattctgggatttattatgagtctctgcttatttccaagcccaaatgagcaacttcacgttcaaaaacgagcccaaaaaggcgcaacccgccgctcattaaatctactttaaaaaaatgaagcccaaagcaatcggacttggcgacagaaactcaaaatagttccagtttttcaaCCAACAAAACGCGATTCTCcctacattttttacatttttagcatagagacgtcggtcactcgacaagagaaatttaaataacaaaagaagataatagtaaaaaattattttgataagtaactgtagtctgactactggatttgaaatagcaacgtgttagattactcgttactgaaaaaagtggtccgacgtcagtaacgttactgacgtcactggccaaaacatcctctaaggggggaaacatttcca
This is a stretch of genomic DNA from Gambusia affinis linkage group LG16, SWU_Gaff_1.0, whole genome shotgun sequence. It encodes these proteins:
- the LOC122845696 gene encoding TMF-regulated nuclear protein 1-like, with product MERKISKDGGKNGTKAVRGRRTNPESPDEGSAEDVAAAFKGTDSNPDLHLPDSSSPSPSSSSPLPQPAMPPSVSASALLALASPATRRSISMGDFRRVTGALLAGSDPPSTSATAPSSKLVTPSSSMEFEAARRRLLEVEERQRVIREMERRLEELREMFVRSEQQVVVHGELVSRITGAAQQGELYVAENTQRVKKGLKFKKHRPAIVFSSMLGLRTCLPWPVKLK